In a single window of the Branchiostoma floridae strain S238N-H82 chromosome 2, Bfl_VNyyK, whole genome shotgun sequence genome:
- the LOC118410038 gene encoding leucine-rich repeat-containing protein 49-like isoform X4: MYHPNKLRNRSVLATRDVSNFGLSVQAAGSGPNERQGHRQGADFRVVREAPSAHTYRATDLVQPAHLNQRPGATEDLTITSDLLSPGAARGTTPPLQKDQRGNRQVHTPSTAYVSELSFNSGPQRNQHHQQQQQQQQQQDPMKDEMSSHNARHTQSAGALSSRQQKGNYLPGDRVIFAESPSAPGIPIVYRTQEERASNPDRLNLDRRRLTVCPILEGEEHLRLLNLQHNLISKIQHLSNLRRLIFLDLYDNQIEEITGLAALKSLRVLMLGKNRIKKIANLDNLQKLDVLDLHGNLISKIENLQHLSELRVLNLAGNSIIHVENLSGMDSLAELNLRRNQIVNVTEVDTLPSIQRLFLSFNNISSFDDIACLGESASLSEVSLDGNPLAQEAFYKQTILKHMVQLRQLDMRRISEEERRIAAVMARKEEEKKRETNKMAIIKEKRRLAINNAARNWEANQSAALSKIGRFQPLPQKDAVRKRGSQPEDEENRNLPPNWQDTSSKSSQDSLSGDAWVAGEGAEGRGERTTSQSSYRSESQTSVRSTDRPRSPDSISNDIGQSHLAELEGEVLHLYGAGALDSLDRNWGIQAAGSVTAVSFHFIDFDHISRQLHKIRNRFPNVQTLIFNETNISNLQQFNTLASLRRLDNLTLVPEGNPVTQFTLWKQYVLFRLAHFSLRKINDTEVTNSDMVNAEKMFGTLSHITTSQLPQSRLLTLLGETRRKKLGMVNERFRKSEGEDGKSERASESVGRAGLQYMCEDLAKDKLKEQTSRTKFSHSYIKELTKEATMGNKKQQAVQQVWQYLFREMVQKCVHDMTDSHRYMRELMDDFEGKKQQS; this comes from the exons ATGTACCACCCAAACAAGCTGCGGAACCGTAGTGTCCTAGCGACCAGAGAC GTCAGTAATTTCGGGCTCAGTGTACAAGCTGCTGGCAGTGGACCGAATGAGAGACAGGGACACAGACAG GGTGCAGACTTCCGCGTTGTTCGCGAGGCTCCCAGCGCGCACACGTATCGAGCCACAGACCTGGTACAGCCGGCTCACCTGAACCAGAGACCAGGGGCTACTGAGGACCTGACTATAACTAGTGACCTAC TATCGCCTGGCGCGGCCCGCGGCACCACCCCTCCGCTACAGAAGGACCAGCGCGGGAACAGGCAGGTCCACACGCCCTCCACGGCGTACGTGTCCGAGCTCAGCTTCAACTCAGGGCCGCAGCGGAAccaacatcatcaacaacaacaacaacaacagcagcaacag gatCCCATGAAAGATGAGATGAGCTCCCACAATGCCCGGCACACCCAGTCAGCTGGGGCCCTGTCGTCACGGCAACAGAAGGGAAACTACCTGCCAG gTGACAGGGTCATCTTTGCGGAGAGCCCCTCTGCACCAGGGATCCCCATTGTGTACAGGACACAGGAGGAGAGGGCCAGCAACCCGGACAGACTCAACTTAGATAG GAGACGGCTGACAGTCTGTCCCATCTTGGAGGGGGAGGAACACCTGAGACTACTCAACCTTCAGCACAACCTCATCTCTAAGATCCAGCACCTGTCCAACCTCAGGAGACTCATCTTCCTGGACCTGTATGATAATCAGATAGAGGAGATCACAGGCCTGGCTGCTCTCAAGTCCCTCAGGGTACTTATGCTGGGCAAAAATAG AATCAAGAAAATTGCTAACCTGGATAATCTTCAAAAACTGGATGTCTTAGATCTCCATGGAAACCTG ATCAGTAAGATTGAGAACCTGCAGCACCTGAGTGAACTGAGAGTACTGAACCTGGCAGGGAACAGTATCATCCATGTGGAGAACCTCAGTGGCATGGACTCACTCGCTGAGCTCAACCTGCGCAGGAACCAGATCGTCAATGTG ACAGAGGTAGACACCCTGCCCAGCATACAGAGACTTTTCCTCAGCTTCAACAATATATCCAG CTTTGATGACATAGCGTGTCTGGGCGAGTCTGCGTCCCTGTCGGAGGTGTCGTTGGACGGAAACCCACTGGCACAGGAGGCCTTCTACAAACAAACCATCCTCAAACACATGGTGCAGCTCAGGCAGCTGGACATGAGGAGAATATCG GAAGAGGAGAGGCGAATAGCAGCAGTGATGGCTCGGAAAGAGGAAGAGAAGAAGAGAGAGACCAACAAAATGGCCATCATCAAG GAGAAGAGGAGGCTCGCGATCAACAACGCAGCCAGGAACTGGGAGGCGAACCAGTCCGCCGCCCTGTCGAAGATAGGTCGCTTCCAACCTTTGCCACAGAAGGACGCGGTCAGGAAGAGGGGCAGCCAACCGGAGGATGAGGAAAACAGGAACCTCCCGCCAAACTGGCAGGACACGTCATCAAA AAGCAGTCAGGATAGCCTCTCTGGGGATGCCTGGGTCGCAGGGGAAGGGGCAGAGGGCAGAGGTGAAAGGACAACATCCCAGTCCTCCTACAGGAGTGAGTCACAGACATCTGTCAGGTCTACAGACAGACCAAG GAGTCCAGACAGTATTTCCAATGACATTGGTCAGTCCCACCTGGCGGAGCTGGAGGGGGAGGTGCTGCACCTGTACGGGGCGGGCGCGCTGGACTCGCTGGACAGGAACTGGGGCATCCAGGCCGCCGGCTCCGTCACCGCAGTGTCCTTCCACTTCATCGACTTCGACCACATCTCCAGGCAGCTGCACAAGATCCGCAACAGGTTCCCTAATGTGCAG ACATTGATATTCAATGAGACCAACATCAGTAACCTGCAGCAGTTCAACACCCTGGCCTCGCTGCGACGGCTGGACAACCTGACGCTGGTGCCGGAGGGCAACCCCGTGACTCAGTTCACCCTCTGGAAGCAGTACGTGCTGTTCCGCCTCGCGCACTTCTCTCTCAGGAAAATCAACGACACAGAG GTGACTAACTCAGACATGGTGAATGCAGAGAAGATGTTTGGTACCCTGTCCCACATCACCACCTCCCAGCTTCCACAGTCCAGACTACTCACTCTGCTGGGAGAGACaag GAGAAAGAAGCTCGGCATGGTGAACGAACGGTTCAGGAAGTCGGAAGGTGAGGATGGGAAGAGCGAGCGAGCGTCGGAGTCGGTCGGACGGGCCGGCCTGCAGTACATGTGTGAGGACCTGGCCAAGGACAAACTCAAG GAGCAGACATCCAGGACCAAGTTCTCCCACTCGTACATCAAGGAGCTGACTAAAGAAGCCACCATGGGGAACAAGAAGCAGCAGGCTGTTCAGCAGGTGTGGCAGTACCTGTTCAGGGAGATGGTGCAGAAGTGTGTCCATGACATGACAGACTCCCACAGATACATGAGGGAACTCATGGACGACTTCGAGGGGAAGAAACAACAAAGTTGA
- the LOC118410038 gene encoding leucine-rich repeat-containing protein 49-like isoform X1, giving the protein MYHPNKLRNRSVLATRDVSNFGLSVQAAGSGPNERQGHRQGADFRVVREAPSAHTYRATDLVQPAHLNQRPGATEDLTITSDLLSPGAARGTTPPLQKDQRGNRQVHTPSTAYVSELSFNSGPQRNQHHQQQQQQQQQQDPMKDEMSSHNARHTQSAGALSSRQQKGNYLPGDRVIFAESPSAPGIPIVYRTQEERASNPDRLNLDRRRLTVCPILEGEEHLRLLNLQHNLISKIQHLSNLRRLIFLDLYDNQIEEITGLAALKSLRVLMLGKNRIKKIANLDNLQKLDVLDLHGNLISKIENLQHLSELRVLNLAGNSIIHVENLSGMDSLAELNLRRNQIVNVTEVDTLPSIQRLFLSFNNISSFDDIACLGESASLSEVSLDGNPLAQEAFYKQTILKHMVQLRQLDMRRISEEERRIAAVMARKEEEKKRETNKMAIIKENRKLAIRNAARQWQMTQLPALSKSSRFHPDNQPPEKRRLAINNAARNWEANQSAALSKIGRFQPLPQKDAVRKRGSQPEDEENRNLPPNWQDTSSKSSQDSLSGDAWVAGEGAEGRGERTTSQSSYRSESQTSVRSTDRPRSPDSISNDIGQSHLAELEGEVLHLYGAGALDSLDRNWGIQAAGSVTAVSFHFIDFDHISRQLHKIRNRFPNVQTLIFNETNISNLQQFNTLASLRRLDNLTLVPEGNPVTQFTLWKQYVLFRLAHFSLRKINDTEVTNSDMVNAEKMFGTLSHITTSQLPQSRLLTLLGETRRKKLGMVNERFRKSEGEDGKSERASESVGRAGLQYMCEDLAKDKLKEQTSRTKFSHSYIKELTKEATMGNKKQQAVQQVWQYLFREMVQKCVHDMTDSHRYMRELMDDFEGKKQQS; this is encoded by the exons ATGTACCACCCAAACAAGCTGCGGAACCGTAGTGTCCTAGCGACCAGAGAC GTCAGTAATTTCGGGCTCAGTGTACAAGCTGCTGGCAGTGGACCGAATGAGAGACAGGGACACAGACAG GGTGCAGACTTCCGCGTTGTTCGCGAGGCTCCCAGCGCGCACACGTATCGAGCCACAGACCTGGTACAGCCGGCTCACCTGAACCAGAGACCAGGGGCTACTGAGGACCTGACTATAACTAGTGACCTAC TATCGCCTGGCGCGGCCCGCGGCACCACCCCTCCGCTACAGAAGGACCAGCGCGGGAACAGGCAGGTCCACACGCCCTCCACGGCGTACGTGTCCGAGCTCAGCTTCAACTCAGGGCCGCAGCGGAAccaacatcatcaacaacaacaacaacaacagcagcaacag gatCCCATGAAAGATGAGATGAGCTCCCACAATGCCCGGCACACCCAGTCAGCTGGGGCCCTGTCGTCACGGCAACAGAAGGGAAACTACCTGCCAG gTGACAGGGTCATCTTTGCGGAGAGCCCCTCTGCACCAGGGATCCCCATTGTGTACAGGACACAGGAGGAGAGGGCCAGCAACCCGGACAGACTCAACTTAGATAG GAGACGGCTGACAGTCTGTCCCATCTTGGAGGGGGAGGAACACCTGAGACTACTCAACCTTCAGCACAACCTCATCTCTAAGATCCAGCACCTGTCCAACCTCAGGAGACTCATCTTCCTGGACCTGTATGATAATCAGATAGAGGAGATCACAGGCCTGGCTGCTCTCAAGTCCCTCAGGGTACTTATGCTGGGCAAAAATAG AATCAAGAAAATTGCTAACCTGGATAATCTTCAAAAACTGGATGTCTTAGATCTCCATGGAAACCTG ATCAGTAAGATTGAGAACCTGCAGCACCTGAGTGAACTGAGAGTACTGAACCTGGCAGGGAACAGTATCATCCATGTGGAGAACCTCAGTGGCATGGACTCACTCGCTGAGCTCAACCTGCGCAGGAACCAGATCGTCAATGTG ACAGAGGTAGACACCCTGCCCAGCATACAGAGACTTTTCCTCAGCTTCAACAATATATCCAG CTTTGATGACATAGCGTGTCTGGGCGAGTCTGCGTCCCTGTCGGAGGTGTCGTTGGACGGAAACCCACTGGCACAGGAGGCCTTCTACAAACAAACCATCCTCAAACACATGGTGCAGCTCAGGCAGCTGGACATGAGGAGAATATCG GAAGAGGAGAGGCGAATAGCAGCAGTGATGGCTCGGAAAGAGGAAGAGAAGAAGAGAGAGACCAACAAAATGGCCATCATCAAG GAGAATAGAAAGTTGGCTATCCGCAATGCTGCTAGACAATGGCAGATGACACAATTGCCTGCCTTGTCAAAATCTTCACGCTTCCACCCCGACAACCAGCCTCCT GAGAAGAGGAGGCTCGCGATCAACAACGCAGCCAGGAACTGGGAGGCGAACCAGTCCGCCGCCCTGTCGAAGATAGGTCGCTTCCAACCTTTGCCACAGAAGGACGCGGTCAGGAAGAGGGGCAGCCAACCGGAGGATGAGGAAAACAGGAACCTCCCGCCAAACTGGCAGGACACGTCATCAAA AAGCAGTCAGGATAGCCTCTCTGGGGATGCCTGGGTCGCAGGGGAAGGGGCAGAGGGCAGAGGTGAAAGGACAACATCCCAGTCCTCCTACAGGAGTGAGTCACAGACATCTGTCAGGTCTACAGACAGACCAAG GAGTCCAGACAGTATTTCCAATGACATTGGTCAGTCCCACCTGGCGGAGCTGGAGGGGGAGGTGCTGCACCTGTACGGGGCGGGCGCGCTGGACTCGCTGGACAGGAACTGGGGCATCCAGGCCGCCGGCTCCGTCACCGCAGTGTCCTTCCACTTCATCGACTTCGACCACATCTCCAGGCAGCTGCACAAGATCCGCAACAGGTTCCCTAATGTGCAG ACATTGATATTCAATGAGACCAACATCAGTAACCTGCAGCAGTTCAACACCCTGGCCTCGCTGCGACGGCTGGACAACCTGACGCTGGTGCCGGAGGGCAACCCCGTGACTCAGTTCACCCTCTGGAAGCAGTACGTGCTGTTCCGCCTCGCGCACTTCTCTCTCAGGAAAATCAACGACACAGAG GTGACTAACTCAGACATGGTGAATGCAGAGAAGATGTTTGGTACCCTGTCCCACATCACCACCTCCCAGCTTCCACAGTCCAGACTACTCACTCTGCTGGGAGAGACaag GAGAAAGAAGCTCGGCATGGTGAACGAACGGTTCAGGAAGTCGGAAGGTGAGGATGGGAAGAGCGAGCGAGCGTCGGAGTCGGTCGGACGGGCCGGCCTGCAGTACATGTGTGAGGACCTGGCCAAGGACAAACTCAAG GAGCAGACATCCAGGACCAAGTTCTCCCACTCGTACATCAAGGAGCTGACTAAAGAAGCCACCATGGGGAACAAGAAGCAGCAGGCTGTTCAGCAGGTGTGGCAGTACCTGTTCAGGGAGATGGTGCAGAAGTGTGTCCATGACATGACAGACTCCCACAGATACATGAGGGAACTCATGGACGACTTCGAGGGGAAGAAACAACAAAGTTGA
- the LOC118410038 gene encoding leucine-rich repeat-containing protein 49-like isoform X3, which yields MRRQPHFLHDTLCSAEVCYCKHLAALDLGITSTTRSPRMRPVRYGTYEPLPLWVQGKVSPGAARGTTPPLQKDQRGNRQVHTPSTAYVSELSFNSGPQRNQHHQQQQQQQQQQDPMKDEMSSHNARHTQSAGALSSRQQKGNYLPGDRVIFAESPSAPGIPIVYRTQEERASNPDRLNLDRRRLTVCPILEGEEHLRLLNLQHNLISKIQHLSNLRRLIFLDLYDNQIEEITGLAALKSLRVLMLGKNRIKKIANLDNLQKLDVLDLHGNLISKIENLQHLSELRVLNLAGNSIIHVENLSGMDSLAELNLRRNQIVNVTEVDTLPSIQRLFLSFNNISSFDDIACLGESASLSEVSLDGNPLAQEAFYKQTILKHMVQLRQLDMRRISEEERRIAAVMARKEEEKKRETNKMAIIKENRKLAIRNAARQWQMTQLPALSKSSRFHPDNQPPEKRRLAINNAARNWEANQSAALSKIGRFQPLPQKDAVRKRGSQPEDEENRNLPPNWQDTSSKSSQDSLSGDAWVAGEGAEGRGERTTSQSSYRSESQTSVRSTDRPRSPDSISNDIGQSHLAELEGEVLHLYGAGALDSLDRNWGIQAAGSVTAVSFHFIDFDHISRQLHKIRNRFPNVQTLIFNETNISNLQQFNTLASLRRLDNLTLVPEGNPVTQFTLWKQYVLFRLAHFSLRKINDTEVTNSDMVNAEKMFGTLSHITTSQLPQSRLLTLLGETRRKKLGMVNERFRKSEGEDGKSERASESVGRAGLQYMCEDLAKDKLKEQTSRTKFSHSYIKELTKEATMGNKKQQAVQQVWQYLFREMVQKCVHDMTDSHRYMRELMDDFEGKKQQS from the exons ATGAGGCGGCAGCCGCACTTTCTGCACGATACGCTGTGCTCGGCGGAGGTCTGCTATTGCAAACACCTCGCCGCGCTCGACCTGGGTATCACCTCCACCACCAGATCGCCCAGGATGCGCCCGGTCCGGTACGGAACATACGAACCCCTCCCTTTATGGGTACAGGGCAAAG TATCGCCTGGCGCGGCCCGCGGCACCACCCCTCCGCTACAGAAGGACCAGCGCGGGAACAGGCAGGTCCACACGCCCTCCACGGCGTACGTGTCCGAGCTCAGCTTCAACTCAGGGCCGCAGCGGAAccaacatcatcaacaacaacaacaacaacagcagcaacag gatCCCATGAAAGATGAGATGAGCTCCCACAATGCCCGGCACACCCAGTCAGCTGGGGCCCTGTCGTCACGGCAACAGAAGGGAAACTACCTGCCAG gTGACAGGGTCATCTTTGCGGAGAGCCCCTCTGCACCAGGGATCCCCATTGTGTACAGGACACAGGAGGAGAGGGCCAGCAACCCGGACAGACTCAACTTAGATAG GAGACGGCTGACAGTCTGTCCCATCTTGGAGGGGGAGGAACACCTGAGACTACTCAACCTTCAGCACAACCTCATCTCTAAGATCCAGCACCTGTCCAACCTCAGGAGACTCATCTTCCTGGACCTGTATGATAATCAGATAGAGGAGATCACAGGCCTGGCTGCTCTCAAGTCCCTCAGGGTACTTATGCTGGGCAAAAATAG AATCAAGAAAATTGCTAACCTGGATAATCTTCAAAAACTGGATGTCTTAGATCTCCATGGAAACCTG ATCAGTAAGATTGAGAACCTGCAGCACCTGAGTGAACTGAGAGTACTGAACCTGGCAGGGAACAGTATCATCCATGTGGAGAACCTCAGTGGCATGGACTCACTCGCTGAGCTCAACCTGCGCAGGAACCAGATCGTCAATGTG ACAGAGGTAGACACCCTGCCCAGCATACAGAGACTTTTCCTCAGCTTCAACAATATATCCAG CTTTGATGACATAGCGTGTCTGGGCGAGTCTGCGTCCCTGTCGGAGGTGTCGTTGGACGGAAACCCACTGGCACAGGAGGCCTTCTACAAACAAACCATCCTCAAACACATGGTGCAGCTCAGGCAGCTGGACATGAGGAGAATATCG GAAGAGGAGAGGCGAATAGCAGCAGTGATGGCTCGGAAAGAGGAAGAGAAGAAGAGAGAGACCAACAAAATGGCCATCATCAAG GAGAATAGAAAGTTGGCTATCCGCAATGCTGCTAGACAATGGCAGATGACACAATTGCCTGCCTTGTCAAAATCTTCACGCTTCCACCCCGACAACCAGCCTCCT GAGAAGAGGAGGCTCGCGATCAACAACGCAGCCAGGAACTGGGAGGCGAACCAGTCCGCCGCCCTGTCGAAGATAGGTCGCTTCCAACCTTTGCCACAGAAGGACGCGGTCAGGAAGAGGGGCAGCCAACCGGAGGATGAGGAAAACAGGAACCTCCCGCCAAACTGGCAGGACACGTCATCAAA AAGCAGTCAGGATAGCCTCTCTGGGGATGCCTGGGTCGCAGGGGAAGGGGCAGAGGGCAGAGGTGAAAGGACAACATCCCAGTCCTCCTACAGGAGTGAGTCACAGACATCTGTCAGGTCTACAGACAGACCAAG GAGTCCAGACAGTATTTCCAATGACATTGGTCAGTCCCACCTGGCGGAGCTGGAGGGGGAGGTGCTGCACCTGTACGGGGCGGGCGCGCTGGACTCGCTGGACAGGAACTGGGGCATCCAGGCCGCCGGCTCCGTCACCGCAGTGTCCTTCCACTTCATCGACTTCGACCACATCTCCAGGCAGCTGCACAAGATCCGCAACAGGTTCCCTAATGTGCAG ACATTGATATTCAATGAGACCAACATCAGTAACCTGCAGCAGTTCAACACCCTGGCCTCGCTGCGACGGCTGGACAACCTGACGCTGGTGCCGGAGGGCAACCCCGTGACTCAGTTCACCCTCTGGAAGCAGTACGTGCTGTTCCGCCTCGCGCACTTCTCTCTCAGGAAAATCAACGACACAGAG GTGACTAACTCAGACATGGTGAATGCAGAGAAGATGTTTGGTACCCTGTCCCACATCACCACCTCCCAGCTTCCACAGTCCAGACTACTCACTCTGCTGGGAGAGACaag GAGAAAGAAGCTCGGCATGGTGAACGAACGGTTCAGGAAGTCGGAAGGTGAGGATGGGAAGAGCGAGCGAGCGTCGGAGTCGGTCGGACGGGCCGGCCTGCAGTACATGTGTGAGGACCTGGCCAAGGACAAACTCAAG GAGCAGACATCCAGGACCAAGTTCTCCCACTCGTACATCAAGGAGCTGACTAAAGAAGCCACCATGGGGAACAAGAAGCAGCAGGCTGTTCAGCAGGTGTGGCAGTACCTGTTCAGGGAGATGGTGCAGAAGTGTGTCCATGACATGACAGACTCCCACAGATACATGAGGGAACTCATGGACGACTTCGAGGGGAAGAAACAACAAAGTTGA
- the LOC118410038 gene encoding leucine-rich repeat-containing protein 49-like isoform X2, giving the protein MYHPNKLRNRSVLATRDVSNFGLSVQAAGSGPNERQGHRQGADFRVVREAPSAHTYRATDLVQPAHLNQRPGATEDLTITSDLLSPGAARGTTPPLQKDQRGNRQVHTPSTAYVSELSFNSGPQRNQHHQQQQQQQQQDPMKDEMSSHNARHTQSAGALSSRQQKGNYLPGDRVIFAESPSAPGIPIVYRTQEERASNPDRLNLDRRRLTVCPILEGEEHLRLLNLQHNLISKIQHLSNLRRLIFLDLYDNQIEEITGLAALKSLRVLMLGKNRIKKIANLDNLQKLDVLDLHGNLISKIENLQHLSELRVLNLAGNSIIHVENLSGMDSLAELNLRRNQIVNVTEVDTLPSIQRLFLSFNNISSFDDIACLGESASLSEVSLDGNPLAQEAFYKQTILKHMVQLRQLDMRRISEEERRIAAVMARKEEEKKRETNKMAIIKENRKLAIRNAARQWQMTQLPALSKSSRFHPDNQPPEKRRLAINNAARNWEANQSAALSKIGRFQPLPQKDAVRKRGSQPEDEENRNLPPNWQDTSSKSSQDSLSGDAWVAGEGAEGRGERTTSQSSYRSESQTSVRSTDRPRSPDSISNDIGQSHLAELEGEVLHLYGAGALDSLDRNWGIQAAGSVTAVSFHFIDFDHISRQLHKIRNRFPNVQTLIFNETNISNLQQFNTLASLRRLDNLTLVPEGNPVTQFTLWKQYVLFRLAHFSLRKINDTEVTNSDMVNAEKMFGTLSHITTSQLPQSRLLTLLGETRRKKLGMVNERFRKSEGEDGKSERASESVGRAGLQYMCEDLAKDKLKEQTSRTKFSHSYIKELTKEATMGNKKQQAVQQVWQYLFREMVQKCVHDMTDSHRYMRELMDDFEGKKQQS; this is encoded by the exons ATGTACCACCCAAACAAGCTGCGGAACCGTAGTGTCCTAGCGACCAGAGAC GTCAGTAATTTCGGGCTCAGTGTACAAGCTGCTGGCAGTGGACCGAATGAGAGACAGGGACACAGACAG GGTGCAGACTTCCGCGTTGTTCGCGAGGCTCCCAGCGCGCACACGTATCGAGCCACAGACCTGGTACAGCCGGCTCACCTGAACCAGAGACCAGGGGCTACTGAGGACCTGACTATAACTAGTGACCTAC TATCGCCTGGCGCGGCCCGCGGCACCACCCCTCCGCTACAGAAGGACCAGCGCGGGAACAGGCAGGTCCACACGCCCTCCACGGCGTACGTGTCCGAGCTCAGCTTCAACTCAGGGCCGCAGCGGAAccaacatcatcaacaacaacaacaacaacagca acaggatCCCATGAAAGATGAGATGAGCTCCCACAATGCCCGGCACACCCAGTCAGCTGGGGCCCTGTCGTCACGGCAACAGAAGGGAAACTACCTGCCAG gTGACAGGGTCATCTTTGCGGAGAGCCCCTCTGCACCAGGGATCCCCATTGTGTACAGGACACAGGAGGAGAGGGCCAGCAACCCGGACAGACTCAACTTAGATAG GAGACGGCTGACAGTCTGTCCCATCTTGGAGGGGGAGGAACACCTGAGACTACTCAACCTTCAGCACAACCTCATCTCTAAGATCCAGCACCTGTCCAACCTCAGGAGACTCATCTTCCTGGACCTGTATGATAATCAGATAGAGGAGATCACAGGCCTGGCTGCTCTCAAGTCCCTCAGGGTACTTATGCTGGGCAAAAATAG AATCAAGAAAATTGCTAACCTGGATAATCTTCAAAAACTGGATGTCTTAGATCTCCATGGAAACCTG ATCAGTAAGATTGAGAACCTGCAGCACCTGAGTGAACTGAGAGTACTGAACCTGGCAGGGAACAGTATCATCCATGTGGAGAACCTCAGTGGCATGGACTCACTCGCTGAGCTCAACCTGCGCAGGAACCAGATCGTCAATGTG ACAGAGGTAGACACCCTGCCCAGCATACAGAGACTTTTCCTCAGCTTCAACAATATATCCAG CTTTGATGACATAGCGTGTCTGGGCGAGTCTGCGTCCCTGTCGGAGGTGTCGTTGGACGGAAACCCACTGGCACAGGAGGCCTTCTACAAACAAACCATCCTCAAACACATGGTGCAGCTCAGGCAGCTGGACATGAGGAGAATATCG GAAGAGGAGAGGCGAATAGCAGCAGTGATGGCTCGGAAAGAGGAAGAGAAGAAGAGAGAGACCAACAAAATGGCCATCATCAAG GAGAATAGAAAGTTGGCTATCCGCAATGCTGCTAGACAATGGCAGATGACACAATTGCCTGCCTTGTCAAAATCTTCACGCTTCCACCCCGACAACCAGCCTCCT GAGAAGAGGAGGCTCGCGATCAACAACGCAGCCAGGAACTGGGAGGCGAACCAGTCCGCCGCCCTGTCGAAGATAGGTCGCTTCCAACCTTTGCCACAGAAGGACGCGGTCAGGAAGAGGGGCAGCCAACCGGAGGATGAGGAAAACAGGAACCTCCCGCCAAACTGGCAGGACACGTCATCAAA AAGCAGTCAGGATAGCCTCTCTGGGGATGCCTGGGTCGCAGGGGAAGGGGCAGAGGGCAGAGGTGAAAGGACAACATCCCAGTCCTCCTACAGGAGTGAGTCACAGACATCTGTCAGGTCTACAGACAGACCAAG GAGTCCAGACAGTATTTCCAATGACATTGGTCAGTCCCACCTGGCGGAGCTGGAGGGGGAGGTGCTGCACCTGTACGGGGCGGGCGCGCTGGACTCGCTGGACAGGAACTGGGGCATCCAGGCCGCCGGCTCCGTCACCGCAGTGTCCTTCCACTTCATCGACTTCGACCACATCTCCAGGCAGCTGCACAAGATCCGCAACAGGTTCCCTAATGTGCAG ACATTGATATTCAATGAGACCAACATCAGTAACCTGCAGCAGTTCAACACCCTGGCCTCGCTGCGACGGCTGGACAACCTGACGCTGGTGCCGGAGGGCAACCCCGTGACTCAGTTCACCCTCTGGAAGCAGTACGTGCTGTTCCGCCTCGCGCACTTCTCTCTCAGGAAAATCAACGACACAGAG GTGACTAACTCAGACATGGTGAATGCAGAGAAGATGTTTGGTACCCTGTCCCACATCACCACCTCCCAGCTTCCACAGTCCAGACTACTCACTCTGCTGGGAGAGACaag GAGAAAGAAGCTCGGCATGGTGAACGAACGGTTCAGGAAGTCGGAAGGTGAGGATGGGAAGAGCGAGCGAGCGTCGGAGTCGGTCGGACGGGCCGGCCTGCAGTACATGTGTGAGGACCTGGCCAAGGACAAACTCAAG GAGCAGACATCCAGGACCAAGTTCTCCCACTCGTACATCAAGGAGCTGACTAAAGAAGCCACCATGGGGAACAAGAAGCAGCAGGCTGTTCAGCAGGTGTGGCAGTACCTGTTCAGGGAGATGGTGCAGAAGTGTGTCCATGACATGACAGACTCCCACAGATACATGAGGGAACTCATGGACGACTTCGAGGGGAAGAAACAACAAAGTTGA